The stretch of DNA AAGCAAGGCGTCCAGATCCTGGGGCTGCAGGAGATCTTCAACGGTCCGTACTTCTGCCCCTCACAGGACGCGCACTGGTACGACATTGCCGAGTCGGTGCCCGGACCCACCACCGAGTTGATGGGGCGCTTCGCGAAGCAGTACGGCATGGCGATGGTGGTGCCCGTCTACGAGCGGGAACAGGCCGGCGTCTACTACAACACCGCAGCGGTCTACGACAACGACGGCACCTATCTCGGCAAGTACCGCAAGAACCACATCCCGCACACGTCAGGCTTCTGGGAGAAGTACTTTTTCAAGCCGGGCAATCTGGGCTATCCGGTATTCCAGACACGGCACGCGAAGGTCGGCGTCTACATCTGCTACGACCGGCATTTTCCCGAGGGCGCGCGGCTCCTTGGTCTCAACGGCGCCGAGGTGGTGTTTAACCCCTCGGCCACCGTCGCCGGGCTTTCGCAGTATCTGTGGAAACTCGAACAGCCGGCGCATGCCGTGGCCAACGGGTACTTCGTGGCGGCCTCCAACCGCGTCGGCACCGAAGGACCGTGGAACATCGGGCAGTTCTACGGCTCGTCGTACTTCGTTGACCCGCGCGGGCAGTTCCTGGCCATGGGGTCGGAAGACAAAAGCGAACTGGTCACGGCTGAGATGGACCTCGACATGATCGAAGAGGTGCGCCGCACCTGGCAGTTCTTCCGCGATCGACGGCCCGAGACCTACGCGCCGCTGGCGGAGCAGAAGTCATGAGCATTCTCATCACGGGCGGCCGCATCATCACGGCCACCGACGACTACGTCGGCGACATCTTCATCGAAGACGATCGGATCACGGCCATCGGCACGGCGCTGCCGATGACGGCCGACCGCACGATAGACGCACGCGGCAAACTCGTCTTCCCGGGCGGCATCGACGTCCACACGCACCTCGACATGCCATTTGGCGGGTCGACGTCAGCTGACGACTTTGAGACGGGAACCATCGCAGCGGCCTTTGGGGGCACCACGTCGATTGTGGACTTCGCCATCCAGTACCGGGGCCAGACGCTGCACCACGCCTGGGACACCTGGATGAAAAAGGCCGAAGGCAAGGCGGCCATCGACTACGGCTTCCACATGATCATGACCGAGCTCAACGATCAGGTGGAACTCGAGATGGACGCGCTGGTGCGCCAGGGCGTGACGTCGTTCAAGCTCTTCATGGCGTACCCCGGGGTGTTCATGCTCGACGATGCGAGCATTTTCAAGGCGATGCTGCGCACGGGCAAAAACGGCGGGACCATCTGCATGCACGCGGAAAACGGCGGCGTCATTGACGTGCTGGTGCAGCGGGCGCTGGCCGAAGGCAAGACGGCGCCGAAGTATCACGCGCTGACGCGCCCGGCCCGGGCCGAAGGCGAAGCCACCCACCGGGCCATCGCGCTGGCGGAAATGGCCGACGTGCCTGTCTACATCGTGCACTTGTCAGCCGCCGAAGCCCTGGAGATGGTCACCGAGGCCCGCGACCGCGGTCTGCCGGCATTTGCCGAGACATGCCCGCAATACCTCTTCTTGTCCTACGACAACTACGAGGAGCCCGGGTTTGAGGGCGCCAAGTACGTGATGAGCCCGCCGCTGAGGAAGAAAGAGACACAGGACAGGCTCTGGCGCGGGCTGGCGGGCAACGACCTGCAGGCGATCGCCACGGACCACTGTCCGTTCTGCATGAAAGAGAAACATCTGGGCGACGGAGACTTCTCGAAGATTCCCAACGGCGCGCCGGGGATTGAAACGCGAATGAGCCTGGTCTACGACGGGGGTGTGCGGACCGGGAAGATCTCGCTGAACCGCTTCGTCGAGCTCACCTCCACGTCGCCGGCAAAGATCTTCGGACTGTTTCCGCGCAAGGGCACTGTGGCGCCTGGTTCAGATGCCGACCTCGTGATCTTC from Acidobacteriota bacterium encodes:
- a CDS encoding acyltransferase — translated: MPRKVLGGLIQAASPLTDPSLPIDRIRQASIDAHVPFIEEAGKQGVQILGLQEIFNGPYFCPSQDAHWYDIAESVPGPTTELMGRFAKQYGMAMVVPVYEREQAGVYYNTAAVYDNDGTYLGKYRKNHIPHTSGFWEKYFFKPGNLGYPVFQTRHAKVGVYICYDRHFPEGARLLGLNGAEVVFNPSATVAGLSQYLWKLEQPAHAVANGYFVAASNRVGTEGPWNIGQFYGSSYFVDPRGQFLAMGSEDKSELVTAEMDLDMIEEVRRTWQFFRDRRPETYAPLAEQKS
- the hydA gene encoding dihydropyrimidinase, with the translated sequence MSILITGGRIITATDDYVGDIFIEDDRITAIGTALPMTADRTIDARGKLVFPGGIDVHTHLDMPFGGSTSADDFETGTIAAAFGGTTSIVDFAIQYRGQTLHHAWDTWMKKAEGKAAIDYGFHMIMTELNDQVELEMDALVRQGVTSFKLFMAYPGVFMLDDASIFKAMLRTGKNGGTICMHAENGGVIDVLVQRALAEGKTAPKYHALTRPARAEGEATHRAIALAEMADVPVYIVHLSAAEALEMVTEARDRGLPAFAETCPQYLFLSYDNYEEPGFEGAKYVMSPPLRKKETQDRLWRGLAGNDLQAIATDHCPFCMKEKHLGDGDFSKIPNGAPGIETRMSLVYDGGVRTGKISLNRFVELTSTSPAKIFGLFPRKGTVAPGSDADLVIFDPEKKMTLRARTLHMNVDYNPYEGREVTGVTETVLSRGRVIIEGGQFVGRAGAGAFIKRTERK